GTAGCGCTCCAGGTTGTCCAGGCAATCCTCCAGCGAGGCGCGGCGTCCGATGTAATGTAGGGGACGGGCTGGCACGACGCGCAGGGTGACCCTGGCAATGACGCCCAGGGTGCCGAGTGAGACCTGGGCGGCCTTAAAGAGGTCGCGGTTCTCTTCTTCGGAGCACTCGATGAGGTCGCCGCTGGCGGTGATCAGGGTCAGGGCTACCACCTGGGTGGAGAGCGAGCCAAAGCGGAGACCCGTGCCGTGGGTGCCGGTGCTGATGGCCCCGGCGATGCTCTGTACATCGATGTCGCCCAGATTTTCCTGGGCCAGGCCGTGGGCGAGCAGCAGCTCACCCAGGCTCCCAAGGCGTGTGCCAGCCAGCACGACTGCCGTACCGCGCTCGCGGTCAACTTTCTCCAGGCCCTGCAGGTGGTCCAGGGAGAGCAGCACGTCGTCGCTCTCGACGAGGGGGGTGAACGAGTGACCGGCGCCCGCGACGCGCAGGTGACGCCCGGCGCGCCCACACTCGGCGACGGTCCTGGCTAGCTCTTCCAGGCTCGCTGGCTGGATGATCTCCGGTCGACAGGCAACGGTACCTGACCAGTTCCGCCAGCTCTCTTTCTCTCCGGCAATCATCGCCTCTGCTCCTTCCTTCTTGTCTGCTTGCTTGCTTACTTACTTACTTACTTGCTTGCTTGCTTGCTGGTGTGCTCTTCTGCTCTCTCTTACCTTGCCTGCTTGCTGCCTTCCATGCTTCTCTTGCCTGGTCCGCCGGGGGATTTCTTATAGTTTAGAAGCAAGACGCCGGGCCTGGCAAGAGTCGGGGGCGGCCTGTCTCACTGCCAGTGGCTGCCTGCTCTTGGCGGACTGCCAGCCGCTGGGCCGCTGCTTAGAGAAAGCAGTGGCCGTCGCCGCGGTAAGTGGTTACCTCGTCGACAATGCTTCCATTGCTGACCAGCAGCAGGTGAGTGAAGCGCTCGCACAGCTCGCCGGCCTTGGCGTGACGCAGAAAGATCGGATCGCCCAGGGAGAGCATCACGGGGCCGCTGTAGCGGATGGGAGTCTGGACCTCGCCGGCGCCCTCGGTAGCGATGAGCTGCGCCCCCTGGGGCAGATAAGGCTGCGGCAGCTTGTCGGGACCTGCGGCGCCGGAGGCGACGTAGCCCCCGCCGAGGCAGGTATAGATCTGCGGATGCGGGCGGCGCACGATCTCAATGGCGAAGCCTGCCGCTGGCTGATAGCGGAAATTGCGATAGTGATCGAAGAGGGTCGGGCCATAGAAGGCCGAGCCGACGGTGATCTCGCTGACGCTGGCTTCCAGGCGCGTTGTATGCACGCTGCCGGTGCCGCCGCCGTTGACGAAGCGCACCTGGGGGGCGTATTCCTTGATCAGGGCCACCAGTGCGGCGCGGCGAGCGGCGATCTCGCCTAACGAGCGGCGCTTGAGCCAGGTCACCAGAGCGTTCTTGAGGGCCTGGCCCGGATAGCGATCGCCAACCCCAGCGATCTGGGCCTCGTAGCCCATGATGCCATCGAGCCAGACATGGGGTGAGGACATGATCCGCTCGATGACCGGGCGCACCTGTTCCGCCGTGCGTAGCGGCGAGCGCCAGACGCCGAAATGCAGCCCGGGGAAGTCGACGGCCATGTCGATGTCGAGGCAGAGCGGCAGGCGCACGCCGTAGCGGCGGGCCACGCCCTCGATCTGTTCCACGTGAGCCAGGCTGTCGACCATCAAGGTGATGTGGGTCCCTTCCGCGCTAGCGCGTGCCACCGCTGCGATATCCTCCTCGTGCCAGGTCGGATAGCCGATCAGCAGGTCGTCCAGGCCCTGGCTGGCCAGATAGACGGCCTCGCGAGCGGTGAAGGCCATAATACCCTGAAAGGTCGGCTCGGCTGCCAGAAGGCGCTTGATGATGGTGACACTGCGTAGCGACTTCGAGGCGATGCGCACCCGCTTGCCGCCGGCGCGCTCGCGTGTCAGACGAATGTTCTCCTCTAGCAGGTCCAGGTCCACATAAGCCAGAGGCAGGGGACGCCCGCGGAAGATCTCGCGGTAATACTGGTAGTCGCGGAGCATGGTTTGCGCCTGCTCCTGGCCGCGCTCAGGCGCGCTGGCTGGGGAGGCAGCGCCGTTGCTGGGTAGAACGGGAGATCGCTCCGCGCCGGCGACTGGCAGGTATGACGGCTGGATCTGAGGAGTCTGTGGAGACTGAGGCTCTGTCATAGGCGGTTCCTCCTTGTGCCGGCGGGGCGAGACGAGGCGAGACGCGAGAAGGCGATAGAATAGGCTGCGCTCTCCTCTTCTGAAGCCCTGTTCAATCGTAGCATTGTCGCCTCTGAGAAATCAAGCGTATGGCTGCTGGCTGGCAGCCGCACTGAGCAGAAGGATGGCAGCAAAGCTGTCACAGAAGAGGGGGCTGACTCGTCTCCTCTAATAGAAAGCAAAAATAGAGAACGATGTCTTCGGGGCAGGGTGAGGGATGTGAGCCAGCGCTCAGGAGCTGACTGAGCCGATGGCCTCTCCCAATTCCCGATCGGCGGTATAGCCCGTACGCCCCCGCGCTCGCTGTCGCATGGCAGCGCGAGGGCATGACCTGGGGAAGTTCCAGGGCCGACGGTATAGTCCGATAGGAGAAGACTGACGATTGGAAGAGTTCGATCGCTATTATCCTCTGCTCTTTGCCACTGCGCGTAGCCTGCTGGGCAGCTGCGATGAGATCGAGGATATTATCCAGGAAAGCTACATCCGCTATGCTACAGCAGCGGCGCAGCAGATAGGCTCGCTACGCGCCTATCTGCAGACGATCGTGACGCGCCTCTGCCTCGATCGCCTCAAATCGGCCCGTGTGCAGCGCGAGCAGCCCCTTGGCCTTTGGCTGCCGGTTTCGGAGGAAGGGCCGAGGACAACGCCAGAGCCGGAAGCGCTGGTTGTTGAGACCCTTGAACAGCGTGAGGCCCTGGCGCGTGCTCTCTGGCTCCTGCAGGAGCGGCTCAGTCCCGCTGAACGGG
This sequence is a window from Thermogemmatispora onikobensis. Protein-coding genes within it:
- a CDS encoding amino acid deaminase/aldolase, which translates into the protein MLRDYQYYREIFRGRPLPLAYVDLDLLEENIRLTRERAGGKRVRIASKSLRSVTIIKRLLAAEPTFQGIMAFTAREAVYLASQGLDDLLIGYPTWHEEDIAAVARASAEGTHITLMVDSLAHVEQIEGVARRYGVRLPLCLDIDMAVDFPGLHFGVWRSPLRTAEQVRPVIERIMSSPHVWLDGIMGYEAQIAGVGDRYPGQALKNALVTWLKRRSLGEIAARRAALVALIKEYAPQVRFVNGGGTGSVHTTRLEASVSEITVGSAFYGPTLFDHYRNFRYQPAAGFAIEIVRRPHPQIYTCLGGGYVASGAAGPDKLPQPYLPQGAQLIATEGAGEVQTPIRYSGPVMLSLGDPIFLRHAKAGELCERFTHLLLVSNGSIVDEVTTYRGDGHCFL